The following proteins are encoded in a genomic region of Rudaeicoccus suwonensis:
- a CDS encoding ABC transporter ATP-binding protein codes for MRYNAQSIGLILRTSWRIQRSATIVAFFETFGRALEYLMPLFVGFAVTGVVNHQAAYLVGGLCGVGASQGLAPLLSIVGVQSRIGLNERVGQFFDAQIGRLSGSTATLNHLHDPQYQDQMHTLRERMGALGMAYNSLVNAANQLVTPIITIVVAASVDWRLLLLLVVAVPATFTARANIAWEKQAEDDSAEAGRRSKHLGDLTLEPVPASELRVFGARRLVRNLLGIHSLEWRKPFTRAEIRGSFMATVVTVVYVGASIGILAWLLHDALAGRLSAGRFATAVLVVGQLRDAVSSLQSSTQNLAQMLRTAGRYRWLVDYAEGVAADHAGEGAPPATLRHGIRLEGVTFRYPGSEQDALRGLDLDLPAGAVVAVVGENGAGKSTLIGLLTGMFDIADGRVLVDGVDLRAMSLAAWRERCAGAFQDHLRLELTAGEAIGVGDLREGRIPGSPALEGALADAAAGDVMRALPTGFATQLGPSWPGGVDLSGGQWQRLAIARAMLRASPLLLVLDEPTSALDPATEHALFDRYAAAAKTTARAGGVTIIVTHRFSTVASADLVVVLADGRVAEQGTHAELMAAGGAYAQLYGLQAAGYR; via the coding sequence ATGAGATACAACGCTCAGTCGATCGGCCTGATCCTGCGGACATCGTGGCGGATTCAACGCAGCGCCACGATCGTTGCGTTCTTCGAGACCTTTGGGCGTGCGCTGGAATACCTGATGCCGTTGTTCGTCGGATTCGCCGTCACCGGTGTGGTGAATCACCAGGCGGCCTATCTGGTCGGTGGACTGTGCGGAGTCGGCGCCTCTCAGGGGCTGGCACCCTTGCTCTCCATCGTGGGGGTGCAGTCGCGGATCGGCCTCAACGAACGCGTCGGCCAGTTCTTCGATGCACAGATCGGCCGGTTGAGCGGGTCCACAGCAACCTTGAACCACCTGCACGATCCGCAGTATCAGGACCAGATGCACACACTGCGTGAGCGGATGGGCGCCCTCGGCATGGCCTACAACTCTCTGGTCAATGCGGCCAACCAGCTTGTGACACCGATCATCACGATCGTGGTCGCCGCGTCCGTCGACTGGCGGCTGTTGCTGCTGCTGGTGGTGGCGGTCCCGGCGACCTTCACTGCGCGCGCGAACATCGCCTGGGAGAAGCAGGCCGAGGACGACTCGGCGGAGGCAGGACGTCGAAGCAAGCATCTCGGTGATCTCACGCTGGAGCCGGTCCCCGCGTCCGAACTGCGTGTCTTCGGCGCTCGCCGATTGGTGCGGAACCTGCTTGGAATCCACTCACTCGAGTGGCGAAAGCCGTTCACCCGTGCTGAGATTCGCGGATCGTTCATGGCCACCGTGGTAACCGTGGTGTATGTCGGGGCATCGATCGGGATTCTGGCGTGGCTGCTGCATGACGCGCTTGCCGGCCGGTTGTCGGCCGGTCGCTTTGCCACCGCCGTGTTGGTCGTCGGTCAGTTGCGTGACGCGGTGAGTTCGCTGCAGAGCAGCACGCAGAATCTGGCCCAGATGCTGCGCACAGCGGGGAGGTACCGCTGGCTGGTCGACTATGCCGAGGGTGTTGCGGCGGACCATGCAGGCGAGGGCGCGCCGCCCGCCACGTTGCGCCACGGCATCCGGTTGGAGGGTGTGACCTTCCGCTACCCCGGATCCGAGCAGGACGCGCTACGTGGCCTTGATCTCGATCTTCCGGCCGGGGCCGTGGTCGCGGTCGTCGGCGAGAACGGTGCCGGAAAGTCGACGCTCATCGGGCTGTTGACCGGGATGTTCGACATCGCGGACGGACGAGTGTTGGTGGACGGCGTCGATCTGAGGGCGATGTCGCTGGCCGCGTGGCGTGAGCGCTGCGCGGGGGCCTTTCAGGACCACCTCCGGCTCGAACTGACGGCTGGGGAAGCGATCGGCGTGGGCGATCTGCGCGAGGGCCGCATACCGGGCAGTCCGGCTCTGGAAGGTGCTCTGGCAGACGCCGCCGCCGGTGACGTGATGAGAGCCCTCCCAACGGGATTCGCCACGCAGCTCGGACCGTCCTGGCCAGGGGGTGTCGACTTGTCCGGTGGCCAGTGGCAGCGTCTCGCCATCGCGCGGGCCATGTTGCGCGCCTCACCGCTGCTGCTCGTGCTCGACGAACCGACATCGGCCCTTGATCCCGCGACGGAACATGCGTTGTTCGACCGGTATGCCGCGGCCGCGAAGACCACGGCGCGAGCGGGCGGTGTGACGATCATCGTGACCCATCGGTTCTCCACGGTCGCCTCAGCCGATCTGGTGGTGGTTCTCGCCGACGGCCGCGTTGCGGAGCAGGGCACCCACGCCGAGTTGATGGCGGCGGGCGGCGCTTATGCGCAGCTCTACGGACTGCAGGCAGCCGGATATCGCTGA